AGCAACAACTCTGGGAGAAGCATTACATTCCCACTTCCAATGAAGATCTCTTGAACCAGGTCTTGGCCTTCGGGAGTTTGGTGAAGCGGTACGTGTCTGAGTTGGCGCAGAAAACCAAGGTGGTGGCGCATTTCCATGAATGGATGGTGGGTTCTGCCATACCAGACCTGCGCCGCGAACAGGTGCCCGTGAAAATTGTCTTCACCACGCACGCCACGCTGCTGGGCCGCTACCTGGCCATGAACGACCCCAATTTCTATGACCAGCTCACGGCGGTGGACTGGCGCAAGGAAGCGCGCAATTTCAATATTGAACCAGCGGTTTCTATTGAGCGGGCAGCGGCGCACGGGTCCCACGTGTTCACCACCGTGAGCGAAGTCACCGTGCGGGAATGCATTTACCTTCTGGACCGTATTCCGGATACGGTGTTGCCCAACGGTTTGAACATACGTCGGTTCACGGCCATGCACGAGTTCCAGAACCTGCACCTTACCTACAAGAAGAAAATTCACCGGTTTGTGATGGGGCATTTCTTCCAGAGCTTTCCGTTTGATCTGGAGAAAACGCTGTACTTCTTCACTTCCGGCCGTTTTGAATACAGGAACAAAGGCTTCGATTTAACCTTGGAAGCCCTGGCCCGCCTAAACCACCGCATGAAAGTGGCCAAGTCTGACATGACCGTGGTGATGTTCTTCATTACCAAGCAGCCGTTCCATTCCATTAACCCAGACGTGCTGCACTCCAAGGCGCTAATGGAAGAGATACAGGGCACGTGTCAGGCCATTCAGGAGCAGGTAGGGGAGCGCTTGTTCTATGAGGCCGCCTCCAGCACCGACCACAAATTGCCTGAACTCTCAAATTTTGTGGATGACTATTGGCGCCTGCGCTACCGTCGCACCGTGCAATCCTGGAAAACGCACATGTTGCCGCCGGTGGTCACGCACAATCTGGTCAATGACAAGACAGACGAAATCCTGCATTTCCTGCGGGAGTCTAACCTGGTGAATAACGCCGATGACCGTGTGAAAATAGTCTACCACCCAGATTTTGTGTCGCCCACCAACCCGTTGTTCGGCATGGAATACGGGCAGTTTGTGCGGGGCTGTCACTTGGGCGTGTTCCCGAGCTACTATGAGCCTTGGGGCTATACGCCATTGGAGTGTGTGGCCAGCGGCATTCCGGCCGTGACCAGTGACCTCTCCGGGTTTGGCGATTACGTGAAGAAGCACGTGAAAAAATACACCGAGAAAGGCATCTACGTGATCAACCGCCATGAGAAAGGCTTTGACGAATCAGCTGAGCAACTCACCCAGCACCTCATGGATTACGTGGAACTCAGCCGCCGCGAGCGCATTGCCCAACGCAACAAAGTAGAGAGTTCCTCTGAGATGTTTGACTGGAAAAAACTGCTGGTGCATTATGAACGCGCCTACCAACTGGCTTTGACTTCGCCGCAGGAGTAAATTATGATTATTGATAAAAGAAAAAGAGGCTGAAAGGCCTCTTTTTTTGTGGGCGTGTTTTTCGTTTTTGGGCTCGTTTTAGAAAATGAGGCTCAAAACGGAAAATCATAGAATTCTTATTTTGGAACTCTATACTTGTTAACTATGCTAAAAGCCAATTTATTACGGCCAGAGAAGCATTGTTACTTCCTGAAAATATAAATGCGATATGAAGCATTAACCTGCAGACCATGCGATTTTATGGTTCCGGTGGAGGGAAAGGCTCCCGGTTCTGGGTTCTCCTCGCCGGTTAGTTTTTTGAATGGCAAGGCATACGCGGAAGATAAAGCGAATTGCTTGTACTTTAAGCCAATTTCCGGCAGAATGCCCAACCCGCTGGCTTTATAATCGGGGAATAACTCACTTTCTACATTATTGGTTAATCTGAGCGGTATATCTCCCAACTCCAGTTCTGATTTAAAAAAGCCTACCCCTAGTTTAGCGTAGGGCTGCCACCCGTTCCCGGAAGGCGCATACGTGAGGTTCAGTAAGAAATTTGAGTTCTCCAACGCTCCCGCCTTCAAGTACCCGTTTATCTGTTCGCCGTTTAGGTTAGCGTTTTTTATGAAACGGGCTGTTGCATAGCTGCCATTAAAACCAACTCCCACAAATAAATCCTGCGTGAGCGCATAGTCCAGGGAAATAAAATAACTGATGCCCAACCCTATTTCTGGGCTGTATTCTGCATTCTGATATCCAACGTTTTTTTCTGATAAGAGCGGCAAATAATACCCAAACCCAGCAGAAATACTATATTTTTTGTGTTGCCCAAATTGCTCAGTGGGTGCAAGTTGATTGGGGTCTATACCGGTGGTTCTGCTGGTTCCTATTTGCGCCTGCACAGCTAAGGCCAGCCATAACAAAATTCCGGTTAGAATATATTTTGACTTCATATTCCCATTTTAAATAAAAACTACCTCTTGTACTAGTACGCCTAAAATTTGCAGACGGTGCTAATTCCTGCTTTCTAAATGATAAAAAGGAGAGGTAATGTTTATTTAAATAGGCTATGCAACCTGAAAAAGCATATTTCAGTGGGTGTCTTGCTGTTCTGGACCAGTAATATTTTTCTTTTTTAAACACCAGATTCTGTGGTCAGTAAAAGCAGATTTAATTGCTCTTTTCCATAAGCTTATTAAGTAAAGTTTTTACAGGGTTGTTATTGTGCCATACTACCGCTTTGATTTTCCTAAACCTTGTACTAAATTTCCTTACGTTTTAATAGAGTTGTTTGATTATTTAGCTTTATTGACAACGGTTAGTATAAGCGGCGGCAGAGGCCGTCGGCCGATGCTGGCGTTTATACAATGTTGTGTGAAGCCATTTTTTTAGTAATCTCTTCTAAAATTGTATTTTCCACCTTCATCCTCATCTTCTTCATCCTCATCTTCTTCCTCTTCTTCGTATTCTTCATCCTCATCCTCATCCTCATCCCATTCTTCTTCCTCTTCCTTAGCTCCAGGCATATTAGAGGTAACTAAAGAATAGAATTTTTTCCAATCCTGACTTAGGACTGAAGTTTTACATGTTTTTTCAAAATCTTGAGCACAATCGATGATTAGCATAACCATGTTTGTCAAAGGAACCCTTCTTGAATCGATGGTGATTGAAGATGAAACAAATTTGCCCATATCTTGTGAATATAGAGACCATAATTCATCAAATCTTAATTTTAAAGACGCACTTAAGCTGTCCATACCGCGCATATTTCTAATACCAACTGTTGAGCGCATATTGTCCCATTGCATTAAATCTTTATAAATGCTTGTGACTAAACTCTCAACTTTATATTGACTTGTCCCTAAAATTTTATCAAAAAAGCCCATGTAAATTGTTTTAATGAATATCTATTTTTTTAATTATGGTTACACACAACGGACTTGTGTAAACGGCGGCGACGGCCGTCGGCCTAGCTGGCGTTTACACGTTGTTGTGCGGAGGTGTTCTTTTCAAGTTTCCCCGCGCTTTTCTCTTTTTCTGTTTTTGACCTGATTTTAGAAAAACAGCATGAAAACAGGAAAGCGAAGCGTTTAGCTTGTTTCGTACGCAAGTCCAGTTTTGGCCTTATTTCCGAAAAACAGGCCGAAAACTCAATCGTCCGACCGTACGCATTGCTGATAAATTCTTTTTGCTCAAACTTAACGTCAATTCCTCTTTTGCTGGTCAAAGTCGGGCGGCGTTCCATTTCTTTTGCTAAGCTAATCTAAAAAATCCTACTGATTTTCTTGTGCGGCTTTTGCCACGTTAGCTGATTTTTTTCTTGTACTTCTGCTTCTCTTGCTGATAATTTTTCTGCCGTGCCAGCTGGTAAAAAGTTCTTTCACTTACGCACAACGTACTTGTGTAAACGGCGGCGAAGGCCGTCGGCTGATGCTGGCGTTTACACGTTGTTGTGCGGAGGTGTTCTTTTACTTTTCCCCGCGCTTTATATTATTTCTGTTTTTGACCTGATTTTGGAAAAACAGCCCGAAAACAGAAAATCGGAGCGTATGACTTTTTTATTTGTCCGTCCAGTTTTGGCCTAATTTCCGAAAAAGAGGCCGAAAACGCATTTCACTCTGTCGGTTCTGCAAGCATTTTGCGTCCGTTCTTGCTCAAACGCAACGTCAATCCCTCTTCTGCTACTTTTGCGACATTCGTTGGTCAAAGTCGGGCGGCGTTCAATTTCTTTTGTAAAGCTAATTTAAAAAATCTTGCTGATTTTCTTTTGCGGCTTTTGCCACGCTAACCGATTTTATTTTTGAACTTCTGCTACTCTTGATGATAATTTTTTCTGCAGTTCAAGTTGTCAATTCATTATTTCACTTGCGCACAACTACTTAATAAACATACCAGGTATACTTATCAGCATTATGTGTTTACCTAAACCTACAATTAATTGTCGTTTTTGACAAAAAACCGTACCTGTACAACCGAGCATACTATATAGCCCACAAGCAATATCTTAATACTTTCCGTTTTTGGGCTCATTTCCAGAAACGAGCCCAAAAACGGGAAAATCTAGCTAAACACCTACCGGCTTTGAATGCAAACTCAATACCTTAAAAGTAGAAGGCACGGTCACCACAATCATGCTGAAATCTGGGGAAGCTTCCCAGGCGGTTTCCTGGTGGTCTACCAGCACAGAGGCCGTGAGGGCGGGCAGGCCGTGAATAACGACGCGGTAAGAACCATAATTATCCAGGCCGTTGCCTTCCTTGGATTGGGCCAAGGAGAAAGTAGTAGGAGTGGTGGCCGTCTGGAACGTTTTGATCAGAAAATTGCCTTCGGTGTAGCCGTAGCCTTCGCCGCCGTCTTCATACAGGGTGCTGGTATAGGGCTGGGCACTGTAGTACACGTGCAAAGTCACTTCGGTAATCTCCAACTCGCCTACATATTGCTGCACGGGGTACAATGGCAGCACGGCGCCAGCCCGCACAAACACCGGAATGCGGTCCAGCGGGGCCTCGGCCCATACTTCGGCTTTGCCGGTTACCCGTTCACTGGTCCAAAAGTTGTACCATTCGCCTTGTGGCAAGTACAGAATGCGGCCGTCTACGCCCGGTTGGGTGATGGGGCAGACCAAGAGGTGGTCGCCGACGCCAAATTCCGCCATGCGGTTGTAACACTCGGGGTCAAACTGATCCAGCAGCGCCAGCGGCCGTAGCATGGGCGTGCCTTGCGTGGTGTATTGCCAGAAAGTGGTGTAGAGGTAAGGCAGCAGTTTGTAGCGCAACTCAATGAACTTGCGGGCCAGCGTGGTGAACGGTTCGCCAAACGACCAAGGCTCCTGGTCGCCGTGATCCCCGGAGGAGTGCGTGCGGCAAAACGGATGGAAGATGCCCAACTGCAGCCACCTGATGTATAACTCACCGTCTGGGGTCTCAATAAACCCGCCAATGTCTGAGCCCACAAAAGAAATCCCCGAAATACTCAGGCGCTGGCACTGGATGTTCGCCAACCACAGATGGTCCCAAGAGGCAATGTTGTCGCCGGTCCAGGCAGAGGCATAGCGCTGCACGCCC
This region of Rufibacter sp. LB8 genomic DNA includes:
- a CDS encoding glycosyltransferase, which codes for MPNTTSASPYLLEIAWEACNQVGGIYTVIRSKVPAMMEYWGDQYCLIGPYFPQQAAAEFEPTDDYSDVFGRAVLKLREQGVEAHYGTWLVTGRPRIILINPFSAYGDLDSIKQQLWEKHYIPTSNEDLLNQVLAFGSLVKRYVSELAQKTKVVAHFHEWMVGSAIPDLRREQVPVKIVFTTHATLLGRYLAMNDPNFYDQLTAVDWRKEARNFNIEPAVSIERAAAHGSHVFTTVSEVTVRECIYLLDRIPDTVLPNGLNIRRFTAMHEFQNLHLTYKKKIHRFVMGHFFQSFPFDLEKTLYFFTSGRFEYRNKGFDLTLEALARLNHRMKVAKSDMTVVMFFITKQPFHSINPDVLHSKALMEEIQGTCQAIQEQVGERLFYEAASSTDHKLPELSNFVDDYWRLRYRRTVQSWKTHMLPPVVTHNLVNDKTDEILHFLRESNLVNNADDRVKIVYHPDFVSPTNPLFGMEYGQFVRGCHLGVFPSYYEPWGYTPLECVASGIPAVTSDLSGFGDYVKKHVKKYTEKGIYVINRHEKGFDESAEQLTQHLMDYVELSRRERIAQRNKVESSSEMFDWKKLLVHYERAYQLALTSPQE